One segment of Halorussus sp. MSC15.2 DNA contains the following:
- a CDS encoding VirB4 family type IV secretion system protein has translation MHRETVLFVSLPADIWHRLFRWLPQTPPGCETATCPIPLSGVGFYLLIAASVLAFYLYRQADSTPGDTSVDSTDTAANDPSQSETDGQPATGSNVPTEGVPRQLSQFEDETIETAPAGGLPAPENPTDEVERLHQQAVAPLDIDESYRSVQTGDTHRRVFFAEPGDFNDVIAPGALQNVFQNPDLKFDLTLQVRPKDRRDAKGDAKMRKEGLEAVQSGVFDTDEDEEATKETSEEIERLRTYRDAISNGERPAEISLWVAARAEDEEELSRQADNLKDSFWREPADIGLETAVGRQEQALQALAPDGRNPLDFHDRFSTQVLGRGVGALFASLSRSTLIEENGIEWGSHAFNNSPILKHPFKSETNYNHTWIGDSGAGKSLNTKLNALRTREATEDTMLIFLDPLEGLTGVAKALGAKWITVGGSRGLNPLEIRQPPEHKQKRVTGEDKDPLSAKIDEVMGMFDTYANIENVEFDDERFFLQDAVRTAYEWKDITSDPSTHHRESPTLQTVFEVLDDMEQNPGEYAVMAQDADRDDVEEAARDLATFLRPFREGGQYENLAQRSEFNLQDEDIIYLDLSQQEQAGGTSLMMQLLFSMVYERAKETPKNVIFVIDEAQKIMKNSTSLAWLGQRIRHARHFDTSVRFVTQDVNDFFQHPHSEAIINNSAFTVLHKISEIDEWADQLGLNDQMVQFVKNANTGDGGYSNALYQFNDRWVPARIEPLEGELAVADFDADEDSLDDLPGAQEAQQSAFAEELQRKLRDGDHEATHIVDDGEPFPGEFPGADGHLTDEQEALLDLLSVEEAYEVLERAEDADQHPDEVIANAVIEKLREMDRVLDFDIDVDPSDVQRTFGTRTEEPPA, from the coding sequence ATGCATAGGGAAACCGTCCTCTTCGTCTCACTCCCGGCCGACATTTGGCATCGACTGTTCAGGTGGCTTCCCCAGACGCCGCCGGGATGCGAGACGGCGACGTGCCCAATACCGCTCAGTGGCGTCGGCTTCTACCTGCTCATCGCGGCCAGCGTTCTCGCTTTCTACCTCTACAGACAAGCCGACTCTACACCCGGAGACACATCGGTCGATTCCACCGACACGGCCGCAAACGACCCATCTCAGTCGGAGACCGACGGTCAACCGGCGACTGGGTCGAACGTGCCGACCGAGGGGGTGCCGCGGCAACTCAGCCAGTTCGAGGACGAGACTATCGAGACGGCTCCCGCAGGTGGCTTGCCCGCGCCCGAGAATCCAACCGACGAGGTCGAGCGCCTCCACCAGCAGGCAGTTGCACCCCTTGATATCGACGAGTCGTATCGGTCGGTCCAGACCGGCGACACCCACCGCCGGGTGTTTTTCGCCGAACCCGGCGATTTCAACGACGTGATTGCACCGGGCGCACTCCAGAACGTCTTCCAGAATCCCGACCTCAAGTTCGACCTCACCCTGCAAGTTCGCCCGAAAGACCGCCGGGACGCCAAGGGCGATGCGAAGATGCGGAAAGAGGGACTGGAAGCCGTCCAGAGCGGCGTCTTCGACACCGACGAAGACGAGGAAGCGACTAAGGAAACGTCCGAAGAAATCGAGCGCCTTCGCACCTATCGCGACGCTATCAGCAACGGCGAACGCCCGGCTGAAATCTCGCTCTGGGTGGCCGCCCGGGCCGAGGATGAAGAGGAACTCTCCCGGCAGGCTGACAATCTGAAAGACTCGTTCTGGCGCGAACCAGCAGATATTGGCCTCGAAACTGCGGTCGGCCGACAGGAACAGGCGTTACAGGCACTTGCACCGGACGGCCGCAATCCCCTCGATTTCCACGACCGATTCAGCACGCAAGTCCTCGGACGGGGTGTCGGCGCGCTGTTCGCCTCGCTCTCGCGGAGTACGCTCATCGAGGAGAACGGTATCGAGTGGGGGTCTCACGCCTTCAATAACAGTCCGATTCTCAAGCATCCGTTCAAGAGCGAGACCAACTACAACCATACGTGGATTGGTGACTCCGGCGCGGGCAAGAGCCTGAATACGAAACTGAACGCGCTTCGGACACGCGAGGCCACCGAAGACACGATGCTCATCTTCTTGGACCCGCTCGAAGGCCTGACCGGAGTTGCCAAAGCACTCGGGGCGAAGTGGATTACCGTCGGCGGGAGTCGCGGCCTGAACCCGCTGGAGATTCGCCAGCCGCCAGAACACAAACAGAAGCGGGTAACGGGAGAAGACAAGGACCCGCTTTCGGCGAAGATTGACGAAGTGATGGGGATGTTCGACACGTACGCGAACATCGAGAACGTCGAGTTTGACGATGAACGGTTCTTCCTCCAAGACGCAGTCCGGACCGCCTACGAGTGGAAAGACATCACGAGCGACCCATCTACCCATCACCGTGAGAGTCCAACCCTCCAGACCGTCTTCGAGGTCCTCGACGACATGGAGCAGAACCCCGGCGAGTACGCCGTAATGGCGCAGGACGCGGACAGAGATGACGTCGAGGAAGCCGCCCGCGACCTCGCGACCTTCCTGCGGCCGTTCCGAGAGGGCGGCCAGTACGAAAACCTCGCTCAGCGCTCGGAGTTCAACCTCCAAGACGAGGATATCATCTACCTCGATTTAAGCCAGCAGGAACAGGCCGGTGGCACCTCGCTTATGATGCAGTTGCTGTTCTCGATGGTGTACGAGCGGGCGAAAGAGACGCCGAAAAACGTCATCTTCGTGATTGACGAAGCCCAGAAGATTATGAAGAACAGTACGAGTCTCGCATGGCTCGGCCAGCGGATTCGACACGCTCGCCACTTCGATACGAGTGTCCGGTTCGTGACGCAGGACGTCAACGACTTTTTCCAGCACCCTCACTCGGAGGCTATCATCAATAACTCGGCGTTCACGGTCCTTCACAAAATCTCGGAGATTGACGAGTGGGCCGACCAACTCGGGTTGAACGACCAGATGGTGCAGTTCGTGAAGAACGCCAACACGGGCGACGGCGGGTACTCGAACGCGCTCTACCAGTTCAATGACCGATGGGTTCCGGCCAGAATCGAACCGCTCGAAGGCGAACTCGCAGTGGCTGACTTCGATGCCGACGAGGACTCGCTCGACGACCTCCCCGGCGCACAGGAAGCCCAACAGTCAGCGTTCGCCGAGGAACTTCAAAGGAAGCTCCGAGACGGCGACCACGAGGCCACCCACATCGTGGACGACGGTGAGCCGTTTCCGGGCGAGTTCCCCGGTGCAGACGGCCATCTAACCGACGAGCAGGAAGCGCTCCTTGACCTGCTCTCGGTCGAGGAAGCTTACGAGGTGTTGGAGCGTGCCGAAGACGCTGACCAACATCCGGACGAGGTGATTGCGAACGCGGTAATCGAGAAACTTCGCGAGATGGACCGCGTTCTCGATTTCGATATCGACGTCGACCCGAGCGACGTGCAGCGGACCTTCGGCACCCGCACAGAGGAACCACCCGCGTAG